The following are encoded together in the Flavihumibacter fluvii genome:
- a CDS encoding alkaline phosphatase family protein produces MKTERIVMIALDGMRWQEIFGGVDSAIIHNNKFTKDAKDLDRTFWDADKSERRKKLLPFFWTTIAVKGQLYGNRDLGNYVDVANPYKLTYPGFSETVTGNPDTAIRSNALIINKNINVFEFINQQEGYQGKVATFATSELFPYVLNKWRNGLIVNANFDSLPYNTPQMQMLNEMQRLTAKPIEERPDLLTYFAAREYLKSYRPKVLYIPLGETDAFAHKGLYDMYIGAVHAEDAMIADLWALLQSMPEYKDKTTMIITCDHGRGVKDEWTSHGPKIDHAENIWFAVIGPDIKPLGEVSRPGQIYQGQLAATMAELLGFHFTAPQKILPPIESVLH; encoded by the coding sequence ATGAAAACCGAAAGGATTGTAATGATCGCACTGGATGGTATGCGCTGGCAGGAAATCTTTGGCGGAGTTGATTCAGCCATAATCCATAATAATAAGTTTACAAAGGATGCCAAAGACCTGGACAGAACATTTTGGGATGCAGATAAATCGGAAAGGAGGAAAAAGCTCCTGCCTTTTTTCTGGACAACCATTGCCGTGAAAGGCCAGTTATACGGAAACCGGGACCTTGGCAATTATGTTGATGTGGCTAATCCTTATAAGCTCACCTATCCCGGATTCAGTGAAACGGTTACCGGAAATCCTGATACTGCCATAAGATCCAATGCACTCATCATCAACAAGAACATCAATGTTTTTGAATTTATTAACCAGCAGGAGGGTTACCAGGGTAAAGTGGCCACTTTTGCTACCTCAGAACTGTTTCCCTATGTACTGAATAAGTGGCGCAATGGACTTATTGTAAATGCCAACTTTGATTCTTTACCATATAATACGCCGCAAATGCAGATGCTGAATGAGATGCAGCGACTCACAGCGAAGCCCATTGAGGAAAGGCCCGACCTGCTGACCTATTTTGCGGCAAGGGAATACCTGAAAAGCTATCGGCCGAAAGTATTATACATTCCGTTGGGCGAAACTGATGCTTTTGCACACAAAGGACTATATGACATGTATATAGGTGCCGTTCATGCGGAAGATGCCATGATAGCGGATCTGTGGGCTTTACTGCAGTCGATGCCGGAATATAAAGACAAAACCACTATGATCATCACATGTGATCACGGCAGGGGCGTTAAGGATGAATGGACTTCACATGGCCCTAAAATAGACCATGCCGAAAATATCTGGTTTGCTGTTATTGGCCCTGATATAAAACCATTAGGTGAAGTATCCCGGCCCGGGCAAATTTACCAGGGCCAGCTGGCGGCTACGATGGCTGAACTCCTGGGCTTTCATTTTACTGCACCCCAAAAGATATTGCCCCCGATAGAAAGTGTATTGCATTAG
- a CDS encoding dipeptidase — protein MGIKFLLLSLLLSCQIFGQSYKKIHRKAIVVDTHNDILMKAADKGIVFDQDLAGKTSSDLSRWKKGGLDVQVFSVYCDGDLKHPYAYANRQIDSLDAVVARNPDKIVKVAGYGELVKAVHHHKIAAMVGVEGGHMIEDDLGKLEALYNRGARYLTLTHNIPPSWATSAADETTHPGLPHKGLTDFGRQVVQRMNQLGMIIDVSHAGDQTFRDIMATTTKPIMASHSSVYALVPHRRNLKDEQIKAIAKNGGVIQVNFNPGFIDSSFGNKETAFIKHHAAENDSLLKSGMGDFYTLDYLYNKYAGEVNFMRPPLSMLIQHIEYIINLVGVDYVGLGSDFDGINLTPLQLGDVTTYPLITKALVEKGYSKKDITRILGGNFLRVLQANEAK, from the coding sequence ATGGGCATAAAATTCCTGTTACTCAGCTTACTTTTATCTTGCCAGATTTTTGGACAATCCTATAAAAAAATACACCGTAAAGCCATAGTGGTCGATACACATAACGACATCCTTATGAAGGCTGCTGATAAAGGCATTGTATTTGACCAGGACCTGGCCGGCAAAACCAGTAGTGATTTATCCCGGTGGAAAAAAGGAGGCCTGGATGTCCAGGTGTTTTCCGTTTATTGCGACGGTGATTTGAAGCATCCATATGCCTATGCCAACAGGCAAATAGACAGCCTGGATGCTGTTGTGGCCCGTAATCCTGATAAGATTGTAAAAGTGGCAGGTTACGGGGAACTGGTAAAGGCCGTACATCATCATAAGATCGCTGCCATGGTTGGTGTAGAGGGCGGCCACATGATAGAAGATGACCTGGGTAAATTAGAAGCGCTTTATAATCGTGGGGCCCGGTATTTAACGTTAACGCATAACATTCCGCCTTCATGGGCTACGAGTGCAGCAGATGAAACGACTCATCCAGGCCTTCCGCATAAAGGACTCACTGATTTTGGCAGGCAGGTAGTGCAACGGATGAACCAGCTTGGCATGATCATAGATGTGAGCCATGCGGGTGACCAGACTTTCAGGGATATAATGGCAACCACCACAAAACCTATTATGGCTTCCCATAGTTCGGTATACGCCCTTGTTCCACACCGGCGGAATTTGAAAGATGAACAAATAAAAGCGATCGCGAAAAATGGCGGAGTCATCCAGGTAAACTTTAATCCGGGTTTTATAGATAGCAGTTTTGGTAATAAAGAAACAGCATTTATTAAACATCATGCTGCAGAGAATGATTCCCTCCTGAAAAGTGGCATGGGTGACTTTTATACACTGGATTACCTGTATAATAAATATGCAGGCGAAGTAAATTTTATGCGGCCGCCTTTATCTATGCTGATTCAACATATAGAATACATCATTAACCTGGTAGGGGTTGATTATGTAGGCCTGGGTTCAGACTTTGATGGCATTAACCTTACACCCCTGCAACTCGGTGATGTTACAACATATCCATTAATCACAAAAGCATTGGTTGAAAAAGGATACAGTAAAAAGGATATCACCAGGATTCTTGGCGGCAATTTTTTACGGGTCCTGCAGGCTAATGAAGCAAAATAG